The following are encoded in a window of Streptomyces sp. SAT1 genomic DNA:
- a CDS encoding MFS transporter: MSSTAGTTASVALPGDPPGGRRAVAVWCIGVAVYFVAVIFRTSLGVAGLDAADRFHVGASALSTFSILQLLVYAGMQIPVGLLVDRLGTKKVLGIGVVLFTAGQLGFAFSASYGTALASRALLGCGDAMTFISVLRLGTRWFPARRGPMVAQLAGLVGMAGNLVSTLVLARLLHGVGWTAAFAGSSLAGAVVLVLLVLFLKDHPEGHEPEPVPHQGAAYVRRQIAASWREPGTRLGMWVHFTTQFPAMVFLLLWGLPFLVEAQGLSRGTAGELLTLVVLSNMAVGLVYGQIVARHHAARLPLALGTVAVTAAMWAATLLYPGERAPMWLLVTLCAVLGACGPASMIGFDFARPANPAERQGTASGITNMGGFIASMTTLFAIGVLLDATDDDYTVAFCAVFVLQALGVSQILRLRGRAARRERERLVASRVESVHVPA; this comes from the coding sequence ATGAGCTCCACGGCCGGTACGACGGCCTCCGTCGCCCTCCCCGGCGATCCGCCGGGCGGCCGGCGGGCCGTCGCCGTGTGGTGCATAGGTGTCGCCGTCTATTTCGTCGCGGTCATCTTCCGCACCTCGCTGGGCGTCGCCGGACTCGACGCCGCCGACCGCTTCCACGTGGGCGCCTCCGCGCTGTCCACCTTCTCCATCCTCCAGCTGCTGGTCTACGCGGGCATGCAGATACCCGTCGGCCTGCTCGTCGACCGGCTCGGCACCAAGAAGGTGCTGGGCATCGGCGTGGTGCTGTTCACGGCCGGTCAGCTCGGCTTCGCCTTCTCGGCGTCGTACGGCACCGCGCTCGCCTCCCGGGCGCTGCTCGGCTGCGGCGACGCCATGACCTTCATCAGCGTGCTGCGGCTGGGCACCCGGTGGTTCCCGGCGCGGCGCGGGCCGATGGTGGCGCAGCTCGCCGGGCTCGTCGGCATGGCGGGCAACCTCGTCTCCACCCTGGTGCTGGCCCGGCTGCTGCACGGGGTGGGCTGGACGGCGGCCTTCGCGGGCAGCTCCCTGGCCGGTGCGGTGGTGCTGGTGCTGCTGGTCCTCTTCCTGAAGGACCACCCCGAGGGCCACGAGCCGGAGCCGGTGCCGCATCAGGGTGCCGCCTATGTGCGCCGGCAGATCGCCGCGTCCTGGCGCGAGCCGGGGACCCGGCTGGGCATGTGGGTGCACTTCACCACGCAGTTCCCGGCGATGGTGTTCCTGCTGCTGTGGGGCCTGCCCTTCCTGGTGGAGGCGCAGGGCCTGTCGCGCGGCACGGCCGGTGAACTGCTCACACTCGTCGTCCTGTCGAACATGGCCGTCGGCCTGGTCTACGGCCAGATCGTCGCCCGGCACCACGCGGCCCGGCTGCCGCTGGCGCTCGGCACGGTCGCGGTGACCGCCGCGATGTGGGCGGCGACCCTGCTCTACCCGGGCGAACGCGCGCCGATGTGGCTGCTGGTGACGCTGTGCGCGGTGCTCGGGGCGTGCGGCCCGGCCTCGATGATCGGGTTCGACTTCGCCCGGCCCGCCAATCCGGCGGAGCGGCAGGGCACCGCCTCCGGCATCACCAACATGGGCGGTTTCATCGCCTCGATGACGACACTGTTCGCGATCGGTGTGCTGCTGGACGCGACGGACGACGACTACACGGTCGCCTTCTGCGCCGTGTTCGTCCTCCAGGCGCTCGGGGTCAGCCAGATCCTCCGGCTGCGCGGGCGGGCGGCGCGCCGGGAGCGGGAGCGGCTGGTGGCGAGCCGGGTGGAGTCGGTGCACGTCCCCGCCTGA